From the Pseudomonas baltica genome, one window contains:
- the rlmF gene encoding 23S rRNA (adenine(1618)-N(6))-methyltransferase RlmF produces MTAPPAKPTLHPRNRHQGRYDFPKLIKSSPELAAFMIINPYGKESIDFANPAAVKVFNRALLRALYGIQHWDIPEGYLCPPIPGRADYLHCLADLLAAEQGGEIPRGNAVRVLDIGVGANVIYPLLGYSDYRWQFVGSDIDAVALASAKAIVKANGLEKAISLRQADPRHILKGLIQPDERFDLTMCNPPFHASLAEATKGSERKWRALGKADPKRKLPVLNFGGQNNELWCEGGEIRFTSQLVTESAAFGQQVRWFSTLVSKATNLPGIQAALKKVGAVNSKVVEMGQGQKQSRFIAWTFQTK; encoded by the coding sequence ATGACTGCCCCTCCCGCCAAACCCACCCTGCACCCGCGCAACCGCCACCAGGGCCGCTACGACTTCCCCAAACTGATCAAAAGCAGCCCCGAGCTGGCGGCGTTCATGATCATCAATCCCTATGGCAAGGAAAGCATCGACTTCGCCAACCCGGCGGCGGTCAAGGTGTTCAACCGCGCCCTGCTGCGGGCACTGTATGGCATCCAGCACTGGGACATTCCCGAAGGCTACCTGTGCCCGCCGATTCCCGGCCGGGCCGACTATCTGCACTGCCTGGCGGATCTGTTGGCCGCTGAACAAGGCGGCGAAATCCCGCGCGGCAATGCCGTGCGCGTGCTGGATATCGGCGTGGGCGCGAACGTGATCTATCCGCTGCTGGGCTACAGCGATTACCGCTGGCAGTTTGTCGGCTCCGATATCGACGCTGTGGCGCTGGCCTCAGCCAAGGCGATCGTCAAGGCCAACGGCCTGGAAAAAGCCATCAGCCTGCGCCAGGCCGACCCCAGGCATATCCTCAAGGGCCTTATCCAGCCTGACGAACGCTTTGACCTGACGATGTGCAATCCGCCCTTCCACGCCTCCCTGGCCGAGGCTACCAAAGGCAGCGAACGCAAGTGGCGGGCGCTGGGCAAGGCCGATCCGAAGCGCAAACTGCCGGTGCTTAATTTTGGCGGGCAGAACAACGAGCTGTGGTGCGAGGGCGGCGAGATTCGCTTTACCAGCCAACTGGTGACCGAGAGCGCGGCGTTCGGCCAACAAGTGCGCTGGTTCAGCACGCTGGTGTCGAAGGCCACCAACCTGCCGGGCATTCAAGCGGCGTTGAAAAAAGTCGGGGCGGTGAACAGCAAAGTCGTCGAGATGGGTCAGGGGCAGAAGCAGAGCCGGTTTATCGCCTGGACGTTTCAGACGAAGTGA
- a CDS encoding HU family DNA-binding protein: protein MALTKDQLIADIAEAIDAPKTTARNALEQLGQIVADQLENGSEITLPGIGKLKITERPARTGRNPSTGAAIEIAAKKVVKFVPAKVLTDSVNK, encoded by the coding sequence ATGGCATTAACCAAAGACCAACTGATCGCCGACATTGCTGAAGCCATCGACGCGCCTAAAACCACCGCGCGCAATGCTCTCGAGCAACTGGGCCAAATCGTTGCTGATCAGTTGGAAAATGGCAGCGAGATCACTCTGCCTGGTATCGGCAAACTGAAAATCACCGAGCGTCCAGCTCGCACTGGCCGCAACCCTTCGACTGGCGCTGCCATCGAAATCGCTGCCAAGAAAGTCGTCAAGTTCGTGCCAGCCAAAGTGCTGACCGACTCTGTTAACAAGTAA
- the yejK gene encoding nucleoid-associated protein YejK, with translation MPIRHCIVHLIDKKPDGSPAVLHARDTELQASQAIEHMLADLNESYNAKQGKAWGFFHAESGAHPFSGWLKEYLDSDKDFTGFTRTAVEHLQKLMEESNLSTGGHVVFAHYQQGMTDYLAIALLHHSEGVAVNDALDVTPSRHLDLGQLHLAARVNLSEWQNNKQSKQYISFIKGKNGKKVSEYFRDFIGCQEGVDGPGETRTLLKAFSDFVESEDLPEEDAREKTQALVDYASSQSKMGEPMALEELSGLIDEERPRAFYDHIRNKDYGLSPEIPADKRTLNQFRRFTGRAEGLSISFEAHLLGSKIEYDEEAGTLIIKGLPTQLTDQLKRRKD, from the coding sequence ATGCCGATCCGTCATTGCATCGTCCACCTGATCGACAAGAAACCCGACGGCAGCCCCGCTGTGCTCCATGCCCGCGACACCGAGCTGCAGGCCTCGCAAGCCATCGAGCACATGCTCGCCGATCTTAACGAAAGCTATAACGCCAAGCAGGGCAAGGCCTGGGGATTTTTCCACGCTGAATCCGGCGCGCATCCATTCAGCGGCTGGCTCAAGGAATACCTCGACAGCGACAAGGACTTCACCGGGTTCACCCGCACCGCCGTCGAGCACCTGCAAAAACTGATGGAGGAATCCAACCTCTCCACCGGCGGCCACGTGGTCTTTGCCCACTACCAGCAAGGCATGACCGACTACCTGGCCATCGCCCTGCTGCACCACAGTGAAGGCGTTGCCGTGAACGACGCGCTCGACGTCACCCCTTCGCGGCACCTGGACCTGGGGCAACTGCACCTGGCGGCACGGGTCAATCTGTCCGAATGGCAGAACAACAAGCAGTCCAAGCAGTACATCTCGTTCATCAAAGGCAAGAACGGCAAAAAGGTGTCGGAGTACTTCCGCGACTTCATCGGCTGCCAGGAAGGCGTCGACGGGCCAGGCGAAACCCGCACCCTGCTCAAGGCCTTCAGCGATTTCGTCGAGAGCGAGGACCTGCCCGAGGAAGACGCCCGAGAGAAAACCCAGGCCCTGGTGGATTACGCCAGCAGCCAATCGAAAATGGGCGAACCGATGGCCCTGGAAGAGCTTTCCGGGCTGATCGACGAGGAGCGTCCGCGGGCCTTCTACGATCACATCCGCAACAAGGACTACGGGCTGTCCCCGGAGATCCCGGCAGACAAGCGTACGCTCAATCAGTTTCGGCGCTTCACCGGCCGTGCAGAGGGGCTGTCGATCAGTTTCGAAGCGCACCTGCTGGGCTCCAAGATCGAATATGACGAGGAAGCCGGCACGCTGATCATCAAGGGGCTGCCGACGCAGTTGACCGATCAGCTCAAGCGGCGCAAAGACTGA
- a CDS encoding glutathione S-transferase family protein, with translation MSELILHHYPASPFAEKARLMLGFKGLSWRSVVIPPMLPKPDLMPLTGGYRKTPVLQVGADIYCDTALIARRLEQEKAQPALFPVGQEMITATFSAWLDSFAFANCVALIFQPESAALRFARFSPEARQAFIEDRMKLFSGGTAVRVAVEQAKQQWPVIMARLEQQLQREAGDYLFGEPSIADFSMAHLCWFLKGTPVTAPLVDAYPAVSAWFARVQGFGHGASSELSAEQALDIARDATPAPLPAEPFDDPNGLQAGDLVTIAAVDYGVDGVEGELVYAGGEEFILKRQDDRVGTVHVHFPRLGFRVEKR, from the coding sequence ATGTCAGAGCTCATCCTCCACCATTACCCCGCTTCGCCTTTCGCTGAAAAGGCCCGCCTGATGCTCGGCTTCAAGGGTTTGTCCTGGCGTTCGGTGGTGATCCCGCCGATGCTGCCCAAGCCCGATCTGATGCCGTTGACCGGTGGCTATCGCAAGACGCCGGTGCTGCAGGTCGGCGCCGACATCTACTGCGACACGGCGCTCATCGCCCGCCGCCTGGAGCAGGAAAAGGCCCAGCCCGCGCTGTTCCCGGTAGGTCAGGAGATGATCACCGCGACTTTCTCGGCCTGGCTCGATTCGTTCGCGTTCGCCAACTGTGTGGCCCTGATATTCCAGCCGGAGTCGGCGGCACTGCGGTTTGCGCGCTTCTCGCCTGAAGCCCGGCAGGCGTTTATCGAGGACCGCATGAAGCTGTTTTCCGGCGGCACGGCGGTGCGCGTCGCCGTGGAACAGGCCAAGCAGCAGTGGCCGGTGATCATGGCGCGCTTGGAGCAGCAGTTACAGCGCGAGGCCGGCGACTACTTGTTCGGCGAGCCGAGCATCGCGGACTTCTCCATGGCGCACCTGTGCTGGTTCCTCAAGGGCACCCCGGTCACCGCACCGCTGGTCGACGCCTATCCGGCCGTGAGCGCCTGGTTCGCGCGGGTTCAGGGCTTCGGGCATGGCGCATCGAGCGAGCTGAGCGCCGAGCAGGCCCTGGATATCGCGCGGGACGCGACGCCGGCGCCATTGCCTGCCGAGCCGTTCGATGACCCTAACGGCTTGCAGGCTGGCGATCTGGTGACGATCGCGGCGGTTGATTACGGTGTCGATGGGGTGGAAGGGGAACTGGTGTATGCGGGCGGTGAGGAATTTATCCTCAAGCGCCAGGATGATCGCGTTGGCACGGTGCATGTGCACTTTCCGCGGCTGGGCTTTCGCGTCGAGAAGCGCTGA
- a CDS encoding nuclear transport factor 2 family protein: MSEALIREFYTAFSRLDAEAMCACYSKDVLFSDPAFGTLRGDDARDMWRLLASRAQQFSLSFDQVRGDERAGAAHWVATYLFSQTGRTVVNDIQARFVFRDGKISEHHDQFDFWRWSRQALGTPGLLLGWTPMLHRKVNQQALKGLRSFQAGRAGTAL; this comes from the coding sequence ATGAGCGAAGCCCTGATCCGCGAATTCTATACGGCGTTCAGCCGCCTCGATGCCGAGGCCATGTGCGCCTGCTACAGCAAGGATGTGCTGTTCAGCGATCCGGCTTTCGGTACCTTGCGCGGCGACGATGCCAGGGACATGTGGCGCCTGTTGGCGTCCCGCGCCCAGCAGTTTTCCTTGAGCTTCGATCAGGTCCGCGGCGATGAGCGCGCGGGCGCGGCCCATTGGGTGGCGACGTACCTGTTCAGCCAGACCGGCCGCACGGTGGTCAACGATATCCAGGCGCGCTTCGTGTTTCGCGACGGCAAGATCAGCGAGCATCACGATCAGTTCGACTTCTGGCGCTGGTCGCGTCAGGCGCTGGGAACCCCGGGGCTGTTGCTGGGTTGGACGCCGATGTTGCACCGCAAGGTCAACCAGCAGGCGCTCAAGGGGCTGCGCAGCTTCCAGGCCGGGCGCGCGGGCACTGCGCTCTGA
- a CDS encoding CynX/NimT family MFS transporter produces MEASSACETLPANPIISPRWLLLLGLVLVALNLRPALSSMAPLLGEVSAALGLSGTQAGLLTTLPVLCLGLFAPLAPLLARRLGSERVVLLILLVLAAGIGLRSHFGVAGLFAGSLVAGASIGIIGVLLPGIVKRDFARQAGMMTGVYTMALCLGAALAAGSSVPISKVLGGHWQLGLGFWLLPALLAAVVWWPQTRTLHASHQVAYRVSGLLKDPLAWQVTLFMGLQSSLAYIVFGWLPSILVGRGLSAEDAGLVMSGSIIVQLASALTAPWFGTRGRDQRLAIVVVMALSMAGLFGCLYAPLGGLWGWAVVLGLGQGGVFALALTLIVLRSRDAHVAANLSSMAQGVGYTIASLGPFAVGLVHDMTGGWSSVGWVFAFIGIAATIAGMGAGRALQVNVSSERV; encoded by the coding sequence GTGGAAGCGAGCTCTGCCTGCGAAACCCTCCCTGCAAACCCGATAATTTCCCCCCGCTGGCTGCTCTTGCTCGGCTTGGTGCTGGTCGCCCTCAACCTGCGTCCGGCGCTGTCGAGCATGGCGCCGTTGCTGGGCGAAGTGTCTGCCGCCTTGGGGCTGTCTGGCACCCAGGCGGGTTTGCTGACCACTCTACCCGTGCTGTGCCTGGGCCTGTTCGCGCCGCTGGCGCCGTTGCTGGCCCGGCGTCTAGGCAGCGAGCGAGTGGTGCTGTTGATCCTGCTGGTACTGGCGGCGGGCATCGGTTTGCGCAGCCACTTTGGCGTGGCCGGGCTATTCGCCGGCAGCCTGGTGGCCGGGGCCAGTATTGGGATCATCGGCGTGTTGCTGCCGGGTATCGTCAAACGCGACTTCGCCCGGCAGGCCGGGATGATGACCGGCGTCTACACAATGGCCCTGTGCCTGGGGGCGGCGTTGGCGGCAGGCAGCAGTGTACCGATCAGCAAGGTGCTTGGCGGGCATTGGCAGTTGGGGCTGGGTTTCTGGCTGCTGCCGGCGCTGTTGGCGGCGGTGGTGTGGTGGCCGCAGACGCGTACTCTGCATGCCTCGCACCAGGTCGCCTATCGGGTGAGCGGGCTGTTGAAGGATCCGCTGGCCTGGCAGGTGACGCTATTCATGGGCCTGCAATCCTCGCTGGCCTATATCGTCTTTGGCTGGCTGCCGTCGATTCTGGTGGGCCGTGGCCTGTCGGCTGAGGATGCCGGGCTGGTGATGTCCGGGTCGATCATCGTGCAATTGGCCAGTGCGCTGACGGCGCCGTGGTTCGGCACCCGCGGTCGGGATCAGCGGTTGGCGATCGTGGTGGTGATGGCGCTGTCCATGGCCGGCCTTTTCGGTTGCCTGTATGCGCCGCTAGGCGGTTTGTGGGGCTGGGCGGTGGTGCTGGGATTGGGGCAAGGCGGGGTGTTCGCTCTGGCGCTGACCTTGATCGTGCTGCGATCTCGTGATGCCCATGTGGCGGCCAATCTGTCGAGCATGGCGCAAGGCGTGGGCTATACCATCGCGTCCTTGGGGCCGTTCGCGGTGGGCCTGGTGCATGACATGACCGGCGGCTGGAGCTCGGTCGGGTGGGTGTTCGCGTTTATCGGTATCGCGGCGACGATCGCTGGCATGGGCGCCGGGCGGGCTTTGCAGGTGAATGTGAGCAGCGAGCGGGTGTGA
- a CDS encoding amino acid ABC transporter ATP-binding protein encodes MSEAIKQPAGAPGIIQMQGVNKWYGQFHVLKDINLNVQQGERIVLCGPSGSGKSTTIRCLNRLEEHQKGTIIVDGVELTNDLKQIESVRREVGMVFQHFNLFPHLTILQNCTLAPMWVRKMPKRQAEEIAMHYLQRVRIPEQAHKFPGQLSGGQQQRVAIARALCMKPKIMLFDEPTSALDPEMVKEVLDTMIGLAEDGMTMLCVTHEMGFARTVANRVIFMDKGEIVEQAAPNDFFDNPQSDRTRMFLSQILH; translated from the coding sequence ATGAGCGAAGCGATCAAACAGCCAGCGGGCGCCCCGGGCATCATCCAGATGCAAGGCGTCAACAAGTGGTACGGCCAGTTCCACGTACTGAAAGACATCAACCTCAATGTGCAACAGGGTGAGCGGATCGTGCTGTGCGGGCCTTCGGGCTCGGGCAAGTCGACCACCATCCGTTGCCTCAATCGTCTGGAAGAACACCAGAAGGGCACCATCATCGTCGACGGCGTCGAGCTCACCAACGATCTCAAGCAGATCGAGTCGGTGCGTCGTGAAGTCGGCATGGTGTTCCAGCACTTCAACCTGTTCCCGCACCTGACCATTCTGCAGAACTGCACCTTGGCGCCGATGTGGGTGCGCAAGATGCCCAAGCGCCAGGCTGAAGAAATCGCCATGCACTACCTGCAGCGCGTACGGATTCCGGAGCAGGCCCACAAGTTTCCGGGGCAGCTGTCCGGCGGCCAGCAGCAGCGTGTGGCGATTGCCCGAGCACTGTGCATGAAGCCCAAGATCATGCTGTTCGACGAGCCGACTTCGGCACTCGATCCGGAGATGGTCAAAGAGGTACTGGACACCATGATCGGCCTGGCCGAAGACGGCATGACCATGCTCTGCGTGACCCACGAAATGGGCTTCGCGCGCACCGTGGCCAACCGGGTGATCTTTATGGACAAGGGCGAAATCGTCGAACAGGCAGCGCCTAACGACTTCTTCGATAACCCGCAGAGTGACCGTACGCGGATGTTCCTCAGCCAGATCCTGCATTGA
- a CDS encoding amino acid ABC transporter permease yields the protein MSTHNFKPDMPPPGKVFGPMAWMRNNLFDGWFNTLLTLVAVYLIYLIIPPLLEWAIFKASWVGTTQADCNKEGACWVFIIQRFGQFMYGYYPAEFRWRVDLTVVLAIIGVVPLFIAKVPKKGYYGLGFIILYPIIAYFLLHGGAFGLENVATSQWGGLMLTLVIAVVGIAGALPLGILLALGRRSNMPAVKVVCVTFIEFWRGVPLITVLFMSSVMLPLFLPEGMNFDKLLRALIGVILFQSAYVAEVVRGGMQAIPKGQYEAAAAMALGYWRTMGLVILPQALKMVIPGLVNTLIALFKDTSLVIIIGLFDLLNSVKQASADPKWLGMATEGYVFAALVFWIFCFGMSRYSQYLERKLDTGHKR from the coding sequence ATGAGCACTCATAATTTCAAACCTGACATGCCGCCACCGGGCAAGGTCTTCGGGCCGATGGCCTGGATGCGCAACAACCTGTTCGATGGCTGGTTCAATACGCTGCTGACATTGGTCGCGGTGTACCTGATCTACCTGATCATCCCGCCGCTGCTCGAGTGGGCGATCTTCAAGGCCAGCTGGGTCGGTACGACCCAGGCCGATTGCAACAAGGAAGGCGCGTGCTGGGTGTTCATCATCCAGCGCTTCGGTCAGTTCATGTACGGCTACTACCCGGCGGAATTCCGCTGGCGCGTCGACCTGACCGTGGTGCTGGCAATCATCGGCGTGGTGCCGCTGTTCATCGCCAAGGTGCCGAAGAAGGGCTACTACGGGCTGGGCTTCATCATCCTGTACCCGATCATCGCGTACTTTCTGTTGCACGGCGGCGCGTTCGGTCTCGAGAACGTCGCGACCAGCCAATGGGGCGGCCTGATGCTGACCCTGGTGATCGCCGTGGTCGGTATCGCCGGCGCCTTGCCGCTGGGCATTCTGCTGGCGCTGGGCCGTCGTTCGAACATGCCGGCGGTGAAGGTGGTGTGCGTGACCTTCATCGAGTTCTGGCGTGGCGTACCGTTGATCACCGTGCTGTTCATGTCTTCGGTGATGCTGCCGCTGTTCCTGCCTGAAGGCATGAACTTCGACAAACTGCTGCGGGCACTGATCGGTGTGATCCTGTTCCAGTCGGCCTACGTTGCCGAAGTGGTTCGTGGTGGCATGCAGGCCATTCCCAAGGGGCAGTACGAAGCCGCGGCCGCCATGGCGCTGGGCTACTGGCGCACCATGGGCCTGGTGATCCTGCCGCAAGCCCTGAAGATGGTGATCCCGGGGTTGGTCAACACCCTGATCGCGCTGTTCAAGGATACGAGCCTGGTGATCATCATCGGCCTGTTCGACCTGCTCAACAGCGTCAAGCAAGCGTCCGCCGACCCTAAATGGTTGGGCATGGCGACCGAGGGCTATGTATTCGCCGCCCTGGTCTTCTGGATTTTCTGTTTCGGTATGTCCCGCTACTCCCAGTATCTGGAGCGCAAGCTGGACACTGGCCACAAGCGTTAG
- a CDS encoding amino acid ABC transporter permease: MQNQIGAPKGFSLTDPRVRAWLFQIITVLAVISLGWFLFDNTQTNLQHRGITSGFGFLQNSAGFGIAQHLIDYKESDSYARVFLIGLLNTLLVTFIGIILATLLGFVLGVARLSKNWMINKLATVYIEIFRNIPPLLQILFWYFAVFLTLPGPRAAHSILGYFFVSSRGLNMPAAIPAAGVWPFVIAVVIAIVAIVVMSKWATKRFEETGVPFHKFWTGLALIIVIPALSTLIFGVPLHWELAQLQGFNFVGGWVMIPELLALTLALTVYTAAFIAEIVRSGIKSVSHGQTEAAHSLGLRNGPTLRKVIIPQALRVIIPPLTSQYLNLAKNSSLAAGIGYPEMVSLFAGTVLNQTGQAIEVIAITMSVYLAISISISLLMNWYNKRIALIER; the protein is encoded by the coding sequence ATGCAAAATCAAATCGGCGCACCCAAAGGGTTTTCCCTGACCGATCCACGTGTGCGTGCGTGGCTATTCCAGATCATCACGGTGCTCGCGGTGATCTCGCTGGGCTGGTTTCTGTTCGACAACACACAAACCAACCTGCAACACCGAGGCATCACCTCGGGCTTTGGCTTCCTGCAGAACAGTGCCGGTTTCGGTATTGCTCAACATCTCATCGACTACAAAGAATCGGACAGTTACGCACGGGTCTTCCTGATCGGGCTGTTGAACACTTTGCTGGTCACCTTCATCGGCATCATCCTGGCGACCTTGCTGGGTTTCGTGCTCGGTGTGGCGCGGTTGTCCAAGAACTGGATGATCAACAAGCTGGCGACGGTCTACATCGAAATCTTCCGTAATATCCCGCCGCTGTTGCAGATCCTGTTCTGGTATTTCGCGGTCTTCCTGACCCTGCCGGGGCCGCGTGCAGCGCATAGCATCCTGGGGTATTTCTTCGTCAGCAGCCGCGGCCTGAACATGCCGGCGGCGATTCCTGCTGCGGGTGTATGGCCCTTCGTGATCGCCGTGGTCATCGCCATCGTCGCGATCGTGGTGATGTCGAAATGGGCCACCAAGCGCTTCGAAGAAACCGGCGTGCCGTTTCACAAGTTCTGGACCGGTCTGGCCTTGATCATCGTGATCCCCGCGCTGAGCACGCTGATCTTCGGCGTGCCGTTGCACTGGGAGCTCGCCCAGCTGCAAGGTTTCAACTTCGTGGGTGGCTGGGTGATGATCCCCGAGCTGCTGGCGTTGACCTTGGCGCTGACGGTATATACCGCGGCCTTCATCGCCGAGATCGTGCGTTCGGGTATCAAGTCGGTCAGCCATGGCCAGACCGAAGCCGCGCACTCGCTGGGGCTGCGCAATGGTCCGACGCTGCGCAAGGTCATCATTCCGCAGGCGCTGCGGGTGATCATCCCGCCGCTGACCAGCCAGTACCTCAACCTGGCGAAGAACTCGTCGCTGGCCGCCGGTATCGGTTACCCGGAAATGGTCTCGCTGTTCGCCGGTACGGTGCTCAACCAGACCGGTCAGGCGATCGAAGTGATTGCCATCACCATGAGCGTCTACCTGGCCATCAGTATCAGCATTTCCTTGCTGATGAACTGGTACAACAAGCGCATTGCGCTGATCGAACGGTGA
- a CDS encoding amino acid ABC transporter substrate-binding protein, translated as MKMLKSTLAVLTAATALGVASFAQAGTTLDAIQKKGFIQCGVSDGLPGFSVADSTGKINGIDADVCRAVAAAVFGDATKVKFSQLNAKERFTALQSGEIDVLSRNTTWTSSRDAGMGLVFAGVTYYDGVGFLVNKKLGVKSAKELDGATICIQAGTTTELNVADYFRGNKLKYTPITFDTSDESAKSLESGRCDVLTSDKSQLYAQRSKLGSPQDYVVLPETISKEPLGPVVRRGDEDWMAIVKWTLFAMLNAEEAGVTSKNVEEEAKSTKNPDVGRLLGADGEYGKDLKLRKDWVVQIVKQVGNYGEVFERNLGKSTPLAIDRGQNALWNNGGIQYAPPVR; from the coding sequence ATGAAGATGTTGAAATCCACCCTGGCCGTACTGACCGCTGCAACCGCCCTCGGCGTTGCCAGCTTCGCTCAGGCAGGGACTACCCTTGATGCAATCCAGAAGAAAGGCTTCATCCAGTGCGGTGTCAGTGATGGCTTGCCTGGTTTCTCGGTAGCGGATTCGACCGGCAAGATCAACGGCATCGACGCCGACGTCTGCCGCGCAGTGGCCGCCGCTGTATTTGGCGATGCCACCAAGGTCAAGTTCAGCCAGCTGAACGCCAAGGAGCGCTTCACCGCTCTGCAATCCGGCGAAATCGACGTGCTGTCGCGTAACACCACCTGGACCAGCTCCCGTGACGCAGGCATGGGCCTGGTGTTCGCGGGCGTGACCTACTACGACGGCGTCGGCTTCCTGGTGAACAAGAAGCTGGGTGTCAAGAGCGCCAAAGAGCTGGACGGCGCGACCATCTGCATTCAGGCCGGTACCACTACCGAACTGAACGTGGCTGACTACTTCCGCGGCAACAAACTCAAATATACCCCGATCACTTTCGACACCTCCGATGAAAGCGCCAAGTCGCTGGAAAGCGGCCGTTGCGACGTGCTGACTTCCGACAAATCGCAGCTTTACGCACAGCGCAGCAAGCTGGGCTCGCCGCAGGACTACGTGGTTCTGCCGGAAACCATCTCCAAGGAGCCCCTGGGCCCTGTGGTTCGTCGTGGCGACGAAGACTGGATGGCGATCGTCAAGTGGACCCTGTTCGCCATGCTGAACGCTGAAGAAGCGGGCGTCACCTCGAAGAACGTCGAGGAAGAAGCCAAGTCGACCAAGAACCCGGACGTGGGTCGTCTGCTGGGTGCTGACGGCGAATACGGCAAAGACTTGAAGCTGCGCAAGGACTGGGTCGTGCAGATCGTCAAGCAGGTCGGCAACTACGGTGAAGTGTTCGAGCGCAACCTCGGCAAGAGCACTCCGCTGGCCATCGACCGCGGTCAGAATGCCTTGTGGAACAACGGCGGTATCCAGTACGCACCTCCAGTGCGCTGA
- a CDS encoding alpha/beta fold hydrolase: protein MTEPLILQPKHLITADACVIWLHGLGADRFDFEPVAQMLMVSLTTTRFILPQAPTRAVTVNGGYEMPSWYDIKAMSPGSRAIDEDELEGSAQHVLDLIEDQIQAGIQPQRIFLAGFSQGGAVVYHTAFVKAQQALGGVIALSTYAPTFAADGKVADSQRAIPALCLHGTQDTVVPYSMGRTAHDWLKDQNVTVTWHEYPMGHEVLPKEIKDIAAWLAARLG, encoded by the coding sequence ATGACCGAGCCACTTATCCTGCAACCCAAACACCTGATCACCGCCGATGCCTGTGTCATATGGCTCCACGGCCTGGGCGCCGATCGGTTCGATTTCGAGCCGGTCGCTCAGATGCTGATGGTCAGCCTGACCACCACGCGTTTCATCCTGCCCCAGGCACCGACCCGTGCAGTGACCGTCAATGGCGGCTATGAAATGCCCAGCTGGTACGACATCAAGGCCATGAGCCCCGGCAGCCGCGCCATTGATGAGGACGAGCTGGAAGGCTCTGCGCAGCACGTCCTGGACTTGATTGAAGATCAGATTCAGGCAGGCATCCAGCCCCAGCGGATTTTCCTTGCCGGTTTTTCCCAGGGTGGCGCCGTGGTCTATCACACGGCCTTCGTGAAAGCACAGCAGGCACTCGGCGGCGTCATCGCCCTCTCGACCTACGCACCGACCTTCGCCGCCGACGGCAAAGTGGCCGACAGCCAACGGGCCATTCCGGCGCTTTGCCTGCACGGCACACAGGACACTGTAGTGCCCTATTCAATGGGCCGCACGGCGCATGACTGGCTAAAAGACCAGAACGTCACCGTTACCTGGCACGAATACCCAATGGGCCATGAAGTGTTACCCAAAGAAATCAAGGACATCGCTGCCTGGTTGGCCGCGCGGTTAGGCTGA